The stretch of DNA ACTAAGCTTTAATGAGTTTTTTACTAATTCTGAAGTAGCTGCCATATTATCACCTCCTATACTTAATAAATATGCAGCTTTTGATTTTTTTGAGGGATTTTTATAAAAATTTTTCAAAATTTTTTTCGTATTTTTTTACTATTTTTCTTAAAACCTCCTACCAAGTGCGTATTTATTATATAGAGAGTCTTTTTTAGACTCTACATATAATAAATAAAGGGGTGCTTGATTTATGGATTTTTTAGAATTATTAATTCTTGCTAAGAAGGGAAATAAAATTGCAATGGAGGCAATAATAAAGTTATATCGTAATTTAATACTTAAAGAATCTAGAAGAGTTCATTTAAATGATTATACTTTAGATGATATTATTCAAATTGGAAATCTTAATATAATTAATGCAATTAATAAATTTAATTTAGATAAAGATATAGAAAGCTTTCCTTCCTATGTCTTTTGGGCTATACGTAATGGCTATGGTTATCTTTATAGAAGGGAAGCTAATAATAATAATGTATCTATAAGTTTAAATAGTGTTTCTGATGAAGGTTCTGAACTTTGTGATTTATTACCCTCTTGTGATGATGTTGAAAATGATTTTATATCTAGAAATGATTTATTAAATTTAAGTTTAGCCTTATGTGAGCTTGACCCTCAAGAGCTTGAATTAATAACTTTTCTTTATTTAGGTGATAAGAAAAACACATTAACTAATTATTGTAAAGAAACCTCTAAGGATTACTATAATTGTACTTGTATTAAAAAACGTAGTTTAGAAA from Clostridium chauvoei encodes:
- a CDS encoding sigma-70 family RNA polymerase sigma factor, which encodes MDFLELLILAKKGNKIAMEAIIKLYRNLILKESRRVHLNDYTLDDIIQIGNLNIINAINKFNLDKDIESFPSYVFWAIRNGYGYLYRREANNNNVSISLNSVSDEGSELCDLLPSCDDVENDFISRNDLLNLSLALCELDPQELELITFLYLGDKKNTLTNYCKETSKDYYNCTCIKKRSLEKLKNFLSSKLSE